The following proteins are co-located in the Bacillus pumilus genome:
- a CDS encoding amino acid ABC transporter ATP-binding protein, protein MTESKEIIRVEKLNKYFGNLHVLKDIDLTVYENDVVVLIGASGSGKSTLLRCMNFLEIKNDGQIIIDGSPVQPKRDQLNEMRQKIGMVFQHFNLFPHKTVLENIIEAPLMVKKTKKAQAIAEAKVLLEKVGLADKAKVYPSKLSGGQKQRVAIARSLAMKPDVMLFDEPTSALDPELVGEVLQTMKSLAKEGMTMVIVTHEMGFAKEVADRVVYMHEGRIVEEGIPSELFDSPQEERTKLFLSSIL, encoded by the coding sequence ATGACAGAATCAAAGGAAATCATTCGTGTTGAAAAACTCAATAAATACTTCGGGAATCTTCATGTCTTAAAGGATATCGATCTCACCGTGTATGAAAATGATGTCGTCGTCTTAATTGGGGCGAGCGGCTCTGGAAAAAGCACCTTGCTCCGCTGTATGAACTTTTTAGAAATAAAAAATGACGGTCAGATCATCATTGATGGCAGCCCTGTTCAACCAAAGCGTGATCAACTAAACGAAATGAGACAAAAAATAGGCATGGTGTTTCAGCATTTTAATCTCTTTCCGCACAAAACTGTGCTTGAAAACATCATCGAAGCGCCTTTAATGGTGAAGAAAACAAAGAAAGCACAGGCCATCGCTGAAGCCAAAGTCTTGTTAGAAAAAGTCGGACTTGCGGATAAAGCCAAGGTGTATCCTTCTAAACTATCAGGCGGCCAAAAGCAGCGTGTTGCCATTGCACGGTCTCTCGCCATGAAACCTGATGTCATGTTATTTGACGAGCCTACGTCTGCCCTTGACCCAGAGCTTGTAGGCGAGGTGCTGCAAACCATGAAAAGCCTCGCAAAAGAAGGCATGACAATGGTCATAGTTACACATGAAATGGGCTTTGCAAAAGAAGTCGCCGATCGTGTCGTCTATATGCACGAAGGACGTATCGTCGAAGAAGGGATCCCATCGGAATTGTTCGATTCCCCTCAAGAGGAGCGAACCAAACTGTTTCTCAGCTCCATTTTATAG
- a CDS encoding P-II family nitrogen regulator, with protein MSKMYKVEIVTRPANFETLKVELGKIGVTSITFSNVHGCGLQKGHTELYRGVKKESNVYERLKIEIVLSKVPVEQVVETAQKVLRTGEPGDGKIFIYEIENTINIRTGEEGPAAL; from the coding sequence ATGAGCAAAATGTATAAAGTGGAGATTGTCACACGTCCAGCTAATTTTGAAACATTAAAGGTGGAGCTTGGAAAGATTGGTGTCACCTCTATTACCTTTTCAAATGTGCACGGCTGCGGCTTACAAAAGGGACATACAGAGCTATACCGCGGCGTCAAAAAGGAAAGCAACGTGTACGAACGATTAAAGATCGAAATCGTCCTGAGCAAGGTACCTGTCGAACAGGTCGTTGAAACAGCACAAAAAGTACTTCGCACAGGCGAACCAGGGGATGGGAAAATATTTATATATGAAATAGAAAATACAATTAACATCCGAACAGGTGAAGAAGGACCTGCCGCCTTATAG
- a CDS encoding amino acid ABC transporter permease, producing the protein MEMIILPTLSHFFQTLIDSRGIFLEGMLLTLQLTVISIFIGMFIGLFFALLKISRVAIFGYIANAYIFLVRGTPLIVQIFILYFGLTELNIPDFWAASIALAFHNGAYIAEIFRGAIQSIDQGQKEAGRSLGMGRFLTMRRIILPQAMRRALPPLGNQFIIGLKDSSLAAFISVNELFNVATTQGSNSFDNMTYLLVVAVYYLVLVLLLTFAVQTFEKKLSVSDH; encoded by the coding sequence ATGGAGATGATTATTTTGCCTACCCTATCACACTTTTTTCAGACGCTGATTGATTCTAGAGGCATTTTCTTAGAGGGGATGCTGCTCACCTTACAACTAACTGTGATCAGCATCTTCATCGGTATGTTCATTGGGCTCTTCTTTGCTTTACTGAAAATATCCCGCGTCGCGATTTTCGGATATATCGCCAATGCCTATATCTTCCTTGTACGCGGAACACCACTGATTGTGCAAATCTTTATCCTATATTTTGGACTCACGGAATTAAATATACCTGACTTCTGGGCTGCTTCCATTGCGCTTGCCTTTCATAATGGTGCCTATATAGCAGAGATATTCAGAGGCGCCATCCAATCAATCGACCAAGGTCAAAAAGAGGCAGGACGTTCTCTTGGAATGGGCCGCTTTTTAACCATGAGACGTATCATTCTCCCGCAAGCGATGCGGCGCGCCCTTCCCCCTCTCGGTAATCAGTTCATTATCGGGTTAAAAGACTCATCACTTGCCGCCTTTATCAGCGTCAATGAACTATTTAACGTAGCCACCACTCAAGGCTCCAACAGCTTTGACAATATGACGTATTTACTTGTTGTGGCTGTCTATTACTTAGTTCTTGTCCTGCTGTTAACATTCGCTGTCCAAACCTTTGAGAAGAAACTTTCAGTCAGTGACCATTAG
- a CDS encoding MFS transporter, with protein MNKWRDNRKVFLTAIAFGTMLNPLNSSMISLALHQIQHEFGLSFTTVSWLISTFYLASAVTQPVSGRIGDHVMSRRTLFLFGLALVAISAICAPFAPTFAVLIVIRLLQAIGSSAIYPSGVGLIRDHIKERQGSALAVLSIFASAMTALGPTLGGFLMTIGGWPAIFLVNLPFILISFFLGLSLFPKEQKKRKLRIGETVRKLDLPGMLLFTACIVLLLSFLLSLADGIQYVQGILCLLSAGAFIWWEYQVDEPFIQIRMFRKEKRLSFVYVQFIILNIFFYCLFFGLPSYFQDELGWRVEMTGLFMLCMSGVSIIVSPLTGKWVDRGDERHPILASTVLMLGGASAMTFFFIPAPLWGKGVVLALLGLSYGIGNVALQAAMLKASPQQMIGTSSGLFQTCRYLGSILSSAVLGMLFGEEIAGSHFEQLGWTLIIISLIGIGVSLYFSNMVRGRQPIKKAAG; from the coding sequence ATGAACAAGTGGAGAGACAACCGAAAGGTCTTTTTGACCGCTATTGCCTTTGGAACGATGTTAAATCCACTGAATTCCTCGATGATTTCTTTGGCCTTGCATCAAATTCAGCATGAGTTTGGTTTGTCGTTTACGACCGTATCCTGGCTCATTTCAACTTTTTATTTAGCCAGTGCGGTGACGCAGCCGGTGAGCGGCCGGATTGGGGATCATGTGATGAGCCGGAGAACATTATTTTTATTTGGGTTGGCTCTCGTGGCCATTTCGGCCATTTGTGCCCCTTTTGCCCCGACTTTTGCGGTGCTGATTGTGATCCGGCTGTTGCAGGCGATTGGAAGTAGTGCCATTTATCCTTCGGGTGTTGGACTCATTCGGGATCATATTAAGGAAAGACAGGGATCGGCATTAGCGGTATTGTCCATTTTTGCTTCAGCGATGACAGCACTCGGACCAACGCTTGGCGGGTTTTTGATGACAATCGGCGGCTGGCCGGCTATCTTTTTAGTGAATCTGCCTTTTATTCTGATTAGTTTCTTTCTTGGGCTATCTTTGTTTCCGAAGGAGCAGAAGAAGAGAAAGCTCCGCATAGGAGAGACTGTACGAAAGCTCGATTTGCCAGGGATGCTTCTTTTTACAGCTTGTATTGTACTCCTGCTTTCATTTTTATTATCACTTGCAGATGGTATTCAGTATGTACAGGGCATTCTTTGTCTCCTGAGTGCAGGTGCTTTTATCTGGTGGGAATATCAGGTGGATGAACCGTTTATTCAAATTCGGATGTTTCGCAAGGAGAAGCGGCTGTCATTTGTGTATGTGCAATTTATCATCTTAAATATTTTTTTCTATTGTCTCTTTTTTGGTTTGCCGAGTTATTTCCAAGATGAATTAGGCTGGCGTGTGGAGATGACGGGTCTTTTTATGCTGTGTATGTCTGGGGTGAGCATCATTGTGTCGCCGCTGACAGGAAAGTGGGTGGATCGCGGGGATGAACGACATCCGATTTTAGCAAGCACAGTATTGATGCTGGGTGGAGCTTCTGCGATGACATTCTTTTTTATTCCTGCGCCCTTATGGGGGAAAGGAGTGGTTCTTGCGTTACTTGGACTCAGTTACGGCATTGGAAATGTGGCGCTTCAAGCTGCAATGCTAAAAGCGAGTCCTCAGCAAATGATTGGTACATCCTCCGGGCTTTTTCAAACATGCCGGTACCTTGGTTCCATTCTGTCATCTGCCGTGCTTGGCATGCTGTTTGGTGAGGAAATCGCTGGTTCCCATTTTGAGCAGTTAGGGTGGACGTTAATCATCATTTCTCTTATTGGCATTGGCGTAAGTCTTTATTTTTCAAATATGGTCAGAGGGAGACAGCCCATAAAAAAAGCGGCCGGATAA
- a CDS encoding peptidoglycan DD-metalloendopeptidase family protein, protein MREEEKKRTSKITKVQQFFRKRWVFPAIYLVSAAVVLTAVLWYQAVSKDVKDQLSDGNQAGQEQRDDAVEVGKPIENVAMPVQNSDNVSVVKKFYEADADQKEKEAALVNYNNTYTLSKGIDLADKDGKVFDVTAALSGTVVQAKKDPVLGHVVEIEHEDGLSTVYQSLSQVSVKEGDEVKQNDVIGASGKNLYGAESGNHVHFEIRMEGLALNPLSFIDKPVSTIEKAAQEVTEEAKEPAQPKADEKTKEPAAEDKAKEPAGEKSEEKSDEKGKSSDQEKSSDSSKDSSQLEETKQS, encoded by the coding sequence ATGAGAGAGGAAGAAAAGAAACGTACTTCCAAAATCACAAAAGTTCAGCAATTTTTCCGTAAGCGCTGGGTATTCCCTGCTATTTACTTGGTCAGCGCAGCGGTCGTGTTAACAGCAGTTCTTTGGTATCAAGCTGTATCAAAAGATGTGAAAGATCAACTATCTGATGGAAATCAAGCAGGACAAGAACAGCGTGATGATGCCGTTGAAGTTGGAAAGCCAATTGAAAATGTTGCAATGCCGGTCCAGAATTCTGATAATGTTTCTGTCGTGAAAAAGTTCTATGAAGCAGATGCTGATCAAAAAGAAAAAGAAGCAGCACTTGTAAACTATAATAACACCTATACCTTAAGCAAAGGTATTGATCTTGCAGATAAAGATGGCAAAGTGTTTGATGTCACAGCTGCTCTTAGTGGAACAGTGGTTCAAGCGAAAAAAGATCCAGTTCTCGGTCATGTCGTTGAAATTGAACATGAAGATGGATTGTCAACTGTTTATCAATCGTTGTCGCAAGTGAGTGTAAAAGAAGGCGATGAAGTGAAGCAGAATGATGTTATCGGTGCTTCAGGTAAAAATCTTTATGGTGCTGAAAGCGGTAACCATGTCCATTTTGAAATTCGTATGGAAGGTTTAGCGCTCAATCCACTTAGCTTCATTGATAAGCCCGTTTCTACTATTGAAAAAGCAGCACAAGAAGTGACGGAAGAAGCAAAAGAACCTGCTCAGCCAAAGGCTGATGAAAAAACGAAGGAACCTGCTGCTGAAGATAAGGCCAAAGAGCCTGCTGGAGAAAAATCTGAAGAAAAGTCTGATGAGAAGGGGAAATCCTCTGATCAAGAAAAGTCTTCAGATTCCTCTAAAGACAGCAGTCAGTTAGAAGAAACAAAACAATCTTAA
- a CDS encoding ammonium transporter — translation MQMGDTVFMFFCTLLVWLMTPGLALFYGGLVRSKNVLSTTMHSLTSLAIVSIVWIVFGYSLAFAPGNAWIGGFEWVGLKGVGFEPGSYSDTIPHSLFMMFQMTFAVLTTAIISGAFAERIRYSAVIVFTLLWVTFVYAPVAHWVWGGGWIGEMGALDFAGGNVVHISSGVAGLIIAIVLGKRKEAASSSPHNLIYTLLGGAVIWFGWFGFNVGSALTLDSVAMFAFINTNTAAAAGIIGWLLVEWMINKKPTMLGAISGAIAGLVAITPAAGFVTPFASIIIGIIGGIVCFWGVFSLKAKFGYDDALDAFGLHGIGGTWGGIATGLFATTSVNDGGANGLFYGDPSLLWKQVVAIVATYAFVAVVTYVIIKVVNIFFKIRATEEEESVGLDLTMHGEKAYQD, via the coding sequence ATGCAAATGGGTGATACAGTATTTATGTTCTTCTGCACACTACTCGTGTGGTTAATGACACCGGGTTTAGCTTTATTCTACGGGGGACTTGTGAGAAGTAAAAACGTGTTAAGTACAACAATGCACAGCTTAACATCACTGGCCATCGTCTCGATCGTCTGGATCGTGTTTGGCTATTCCTTGGCTTTTGCGCCAGGCAATGCATGGATCGGGGGCTTTGAATGGGTTGGGTTAAAAGGCGTGGGCTTTGAGCCTGGTTCATATAGCGATACCATCCCACATTCATTGTTCATGATGTTCCAAATGACCTTTGCCGTCTTAACAACAGCCATCATCTCAGGTGCCTTTGCCGAACGTATTCGTTACTCGGCAGTGATCGTGTTTACACTCCTTTGGGTCACATTTGTATACGCGCCAGTCGCACACTGGGTATGGGGCGGTGGTTGGATTGGAGAAATGGGCGCGCTTGACTTCGCTGGAGGAAACGTGGTTCACATCTCATCCGGTGTTGCCGGTCTAATCATTGCAATTGTTCTTGGGAAGCGAAAAGAAGCAGCAAGTTCTTCCCCGCATAACTTGATCTACACACTTCTTGGCGGAGCTGTCATCTGGTTTGGCTGGTTTGGTTTTAACGTTGGGAGCGCCCTGACGTTAGACAGCGTCGCCATGTTTGCCTTTATTAACACCAATACAGCAGCTGCCGCAGGAATCATCGGCTGGCTATTAGTCGAGTGGATGATCAACAAAAAACCAACAATGCTTGGCGCCATCTCTGGAGCCATTGCAGGTCTTGTCGCCATTACACCTGCCGCAGGCTTTGTTACTCCATTTGCTTCTATTATTATAGGAATCATTGGCGGGATCGTCTGTTTCTGGGGAGTCTTCTCCCTCAAAGCCAAATTCGGCTATGATGATGCCCTTGATGCATTCGGCCTTCATGGAATTGGTGGTACTTGGGGAGGCATTGCAACAGGACTTTTCGCAACAACCTCTGTCAATGATGGCGGAGCCAATGGCTTATTTTACGGAGATCCAAGCTTACTTTGGAAGCAAGTTGTCGCCATTGTTGCCACTTACGCCTTTGTTGCTGTTGTAACATACGTGATCATCAAAGTCGTCAATATCTTCTTCAAGATTCGAGCAACCGAAGAAGAAGAATCAGTGGGTCTTGATTTAACCATGCACGGCGAAAAAGCATATCAAGATTAA